The DNA window GGCACAATGGCTTCAATGTGACGAACATAATATACAGTGAAGCCAGGGCATGTGCAGTAAATTCGATACCATACAGGCTGAAGTGTTTGATACAAATGGAAAGATCCCATAAGAAATATCCGATACTCAATGCTGCAACCATAGAAGATAAATCATCGTGGTAACTGGTAATATCTAGATTGACTGGAAGAAATAATGTTGGATAGAGAATGTAAAGAGAAATAAACGCTTGAAACATGGATACTGTATGAATATCGAAGTCAATCTTgctctttttattttttatatcgTTGTAACTTCTCTTGAATATCAAAGAGTTTAATTTTGGAGCCACGTAACTGGCTAATAGATTGTAAAATATAAATGAGATTACAATTTCATGTaaatgtttcaaatataagTTTTCTGAATCaggaaaaattgaaaacttcaatAGAGGATCAGAGTTGATTGCAAGCATTGTTTTGTTATCTAGTTCGGTGTAAGCAATCGGTGGATATCGTTCTATAGTATGCCTATGTTATTAAATCTTTATATTGATGATCAGCGTTACAAAAAAAGTCtaattattaaaaatgtTAGATGTCTTGAACGCTTACAGAAAGACTTTTCTTCAGAGAAAATATGGATGTAAGAAACTATAAGAAGACAGATCGAAAGTAcaattatatatgtatatgcCACAGAGTATACTCAACGAATTGATTCAATATCTTATTTTATAGGCAGCATATTCAACTCTTTTATTACTCAACAAAACGGGcccattttctttctccaCTATCGCAAAGATCCAGGAAGTAAACCACAACGAAAAAAGGCATGTATTTACCACATTGAAGAGCAGAAAACGATAATTACTATACAACAATAAGTGCATAACTCTGGACTTGTAAAACGAATCTCATCACTTATTCTACTCCAACTCTACTAGTAAGACCCCGTACAGACGGAAGATGTTAAAG is part of the Kazachstania africana CBS 2517 chromosome 1, complete genome genome and encodes:
- the TDA4 gene encoding Tda4p (similar to Saccharomyces cerevisiae YJR116W; ancestral locus Anc_7.500) yields the protein MLAINSDPLLKFSIFPDSENLYLKHLHEIVISFIFYNLLASYVAPKLNSLIFKRSYNDIKNKKSKIDFDIHTVSMFQAFISLYILYPTLFLPVNLDITSYHDDLSSMVAALSIGYFLWDLSICIKHFSLYGIEFTAHALASLYIMFVTLKPLCQHWIGKFLLFEASTPFVNINWYIIQLNGSNKNKVPMLINVINGLCLMAVFFLVRLCWGCIANVLFFKQIWEARSEIPTIRSLILVGLNITLFALNFIWFSKMIKIAKKLAGKSSVKKA